DNA sequence from the Rubrobacter radiotolerans DSM 5868 genome:
CTGGAGCCTCTACACGCCCCCCGCCGGGCCGCGCCCTCGACGTGCCCCAGAACGAGCGTGAGCACCGAGTCCATCTGACATACGCTCGAACTCGGCCAGCGGTGCGTCCTTCACCACGAGCACTACGGCTATTTTGGCGCTAGGACATCGTCGGGTGTTGTGACGCCGGGGCGGCCATCGTCGCCCAGGAATTGCTTACGGATGGATGTTGCTCTCGTAGCCATACGGGTCGCGCTCCAAAGAAATCTGCACCCCAGTGATCGTAGCCGGTAGTGGTCCATCCGTCAAATGATACTTCATGCGGGCGGGATCTGAGTATCTCCGGAACGGACTTACCCGCCAAGACGATCAAGCGTCATCAAGCACGACCGTCATAGCGTTCCTGCAGCTCCTCGCGCGAGATGTCCTCGATGCGCTGCGCCACGAACCAGGAGTTGCCGAACGGGTCGGCAAAGCCCGCCCGGCGGTCCCCGTCTGAATGCCGGTCTTCCGGCTCCTCTATCGGGGTGGCTCCGGCCGCGAGCGCGCGCCCGTAGATGTCGTCCACCCCGCCCATGTAGAGGAAGATCGCCGCCGGTTGCGGGTCTCTACCCGGCAGGCCGCCGATCATGACCATCGAGTCACCTACCCGGACCTCGACGTGCGTACCCCCGGCCGATCCCCGAGCGCGGAAGGTCTCCTCCGCCGCGAAGGTCTGTTCCATGAACCCGACCATACGGTCCGCGTCGGGGACCATCAGGTAGGGCGTTACGGTGTGGAAGCCCTCCGGGACCGGGCTTAATCTGTTTGTCATGCGTCCTCCTTTCCGAAACTACTGACTGTCTAACGTCCGTCGTACGACGAACCTTACCGCCGGCAAGGACAGCACTCTTGTAAAAAGTTGACCTCCTACAGAGAGACTGGAAAGGGAGCCGGGTGCTCAGAGCGGAACGTGGTTGGCGTGCTCGCCACGTCGGGCGAGGTAGTCCGTCGGGGTGGTGCCGGAGAACTCGCGGAAGTCGCGGGTGAAGTGCGCCTGGTCGAAGTAGCCGCACCTGAGGGCCACCTCCGCCAACTCCGACCTTCCTCCGCCGATGAGAGGCAGTACCTTCTGGAAACGACGGACGCGGCAGAACATCTTGGGCGTCAGGCCGACCTCTCGGCGGAAGAGCTGGATGAAGCGTCTCTGGCTCAGGCCGGTGCGTTCGCCTACTTCCTTTACGCTCCTCACAGAAGGCGCGCTCTGGAACTCTTCGAGCGCGTAGGCCACCGCGGGATGGCGGGCCGGAGGACGTGCGACTCGTGCCAGGAGGGCCTGTTCGAGGAAGCCGAACCTGTCCTGGGGCGTCCCGGCTTCGAGTAGCCGCTCGCGCAGCAATTCGGCGGCCTTCGTGCCCCACAGCGCCTCCAGCGGCACGTCCGCGTCCCTGAGCTCATCGGCGTCCACCCCCAGGAACGGGTAGACACCGCCAGCCTTGAAGTGAACGCCCACGGTGGAAGCCACGCTTGCGGTGTCGATGACGACGTACCGCGAGTGGGTACCGGAGAGCAGGGCTCCACCGAGGTTTCGAGAGCGGCGGTGGTCTTGGCGATCATACACCCGAAGCCCGCTCTCGTGCATGCTGAAGATAAGTTGCATCGTGCCGGTAGGGACCGCACGCTCGATTGTGTGCGGCAGGAAGTAGTCCTCCTGAAACCAGAGTAGCTCAACGAACTCCGAGAGCGGCGTTTGGGGGATGTAAGTACGGTAGATCATATAGCTACGTTCAGTTTAGAAGACGACCCGAGCTCTACCCACCCCCAGGGCACCTAGCCACGGCCAGCGCTACGCACTTATAGCTGTCACTAGCATGGCAGACCAAGGTCCCGAGCTACGACCCAGTTTCGGGGTCGGGCAGGTGATGCGGCGGCTGTGCTCTCTCGGCTTCCGGATTCGTCAGGGTAACTACGCGAGTCAGTATCAAGAAAAGTGTGCTGGGGCGTTGGTGACAAGCGGCCAGGTGCGATGTATGTATGCGTGTCGCAATCCGCTAACGTCGCCACCCCGTGTCGGCGGTCATTCCAGGACGGACTCCAGCTCATTGTGGAGGATACTTACTGCCTCCGGGGCGCCAAGCTGGCCGATCAGGACCCGCACAGCGAGCCCGTCCGCCGCCGAGAGCAACCGCCTCACCACAAGGTCTGCGTCGAGGTCTTCACCTACCTGCCCGGCTTCTTTTGCCGTCCGTAGGAGACGCACGCCCTCTTCTTGCTCGCCGCAGCGGGACCCTCGGCTCGTGACCGTGCGTCGGGGCGGCACCCTACAGGACGACGATCATCACCGCCTCGCTCTCTGAGCGGCCGACTGCGCCGAGCATGGGCTGCACCTCTTCGAGCACGCGCGACCCGAGGACGACCGTCCACGCCGCGCCATCGAATCGGCCCGTGCCTGGGCGCGGGGTGAGATCAGGATGTCTCAGTCCCGCGGGGCGGGTGGGCATGCCATGAATGCTGCAAGAGAGTTGAGCGGAGCCGCTCGGAACGCCGCATATGCCGCCGACCAGGCGGGGTGTGTGCCGCACGTAGCCGCACACGAGCTCGGTGCTGCAGCCTACGCGATCAAGGCCGGACGCGCGGCTGCCCCCGAAGGAGAGCAAGAGCAGGCCGGTCGCCTGGAGTGTCAGTGGCAACGGGCACAACTTCCCGGCGAGATCCGGGAACTCGGGCTGGACGACCAGAGGTTGCGCAACGAGGTGTGCTGGTACGTGTTCAATACACAACTCCTCTATCTCTGTCAGGCTCAACTATAGCCCCGCGTTGCGCGGTTGTTGGCCCAATTCGTGCGGAGAGCATTGATTCTGCCAGTTCTCGCTCCGCGGGCGTTGCGGAGACGGAAGGATGCCACACCCGCTGCTCGTGGCTAGCCGGTGCATGATGTTCGAACAGCACTCATTCTCTGCCGTTCCTGTGCCGGCTATACGCCGGAGATTCATGGCGGGGCTTTCCGCTTCAACTCTCGAACACCTCAGCTTGTCTTGATTGCTCACTTGGTCTATAATTTGCTCGTGCAAGCAAATACTGACAATCGTGGGGATGATCGCCGGACTTTTACGGAAAGGGCCCGGCGGGCGCAGATCGTGGAGGCGGCGATCGAGACGATAGCCGAACTTGGCTACGCGAAGGCGTCGTTCGCCAGGATCGCCGAACGAGCGGGGCTTTCGAGTACGGGCCTCATCTCCTACCACTTCGCGAACAAGGACGAGCTCATGGAGCAGATCGTCGTCGAGGTCTACACCGAGGGCGCGCGCTTCGTCGTACCGCGCATCCGGGCCGAGTCAGACGCCTCGGGGATGCTGCGGGCCTACATAGAGTCCAACCTGGCGTTCTTAGCGGAGAACAGGGAGGCGATGGTCGCCGTCACGGAGGTCGTCTCAAACCTCAGGAAGCCCGACGGAACCCTCCGCTTCGACCTGGCCACCGATGAGCCGCAGGTGAGCGGTACCGAGTGGATCCTCGAGAAGGGCCAGGAGGACGGCGAGTTCCGCCCGTTCGACACGCGGGTGATGGCGCTGGCGATCCGGGCCGCCATCGACCGCTCGGCGGGCCATTTCGCCGCGCACCCGGACCTGGACTGGAAGGCATACGCCCGGGAGATGGCCTCCGTCTTCGAGCACGCTACCCGGAAGACGGATATGCCCGTAACAACGCGAGAAGAAGAGGGTGAGTAGAGTGCCGGTGATAGAAGTCGAGAACCTGCACAAGAGCTACCGCGACCACGTAGCGGTCGAGGACGTGTCCTTCTCGGTGGAGGAAGGTGAGATCTTCGGCATCGTCGGCCCAAACGGTGCGGGCAAGACGACCACCGTGGAGTGCATCGAGAGCCTGCGCAAACCCGACGGCGGCAGCGTGCGGGTGCTGGGACTCGACCCCACCCGCGCCAGGGCCGAGTTGCGCCAGAGGGTAGGAGCCCAACTCCAGAAGAGCGAGCTCCCGGAGAACCTCAAGGTCGCCGAAGCCCTCAAGCTCTACGCTTCCTTCTACCGCAAGCCGGCCAACTCCGGGCGCCTGATCGAGGATCTTGGCCTCTCCGAAAAACGGAACACGCCTTTTGGCAAGCTCTCCGGCGGCCAGAAACAGCGCCTGTCCATAGCGCTGGCGCTGGTCGGCAGTCCGGAGGTCGCCGTCCTCGACGAGCTCACCACCGGTCTCGACCCCCACGCCCGTCGTGAGACCTGGGAGCTAATAGAGAACGTCCGCTCGAGTGGCGTCACGGTCCTCCTCGTCACCCATTTCATGGACGAGGCCGAGCGCCTCTGCGATAGGGTCGCCGTCATCGATGCCGGCAAGGTCGTCGCCACGGGCACCCCAGCCAGTCTCATAGCCCGCACCAACGCCGGTCAACGCATCCGCTTCCGACCGTCCGCGCCCCTCAACGAGGAACTGCTCACCGACCTGCCCGAGGTGAGCGGCGTGAGCCACCACCGCGACGAAGTGCTCGTGGCGGGTGCCGGCGACCTTCTGGGCGCGGTCACCTCCGTCTTGAACCGCCACGCCATAGCGGCCCACGATCTCGGGGTCGAGCGGCCAACCCTGGACGACGCCTTCCTGGCACTGACAGGCCGCAAGCTGGACGATTAACGAAAAGGAGGTTCGGTGAAGGAGTTTTTCAATCTTACGGTTACGGAGTCCAGGCTGCTCCTGCGCGACGTGACCGCGCTGTTCGTCGTCCTCGCCCTGCCTGTTGGGTTTCTCCTGATCTTCGGCAGCATGGTCTCGGGTAGCGGCTCGGCAAGCCCGGATGCCGCTCCCCACGCGAGCAAGGAGTTCTTCTCCGCGATGGCCGTGTCCATCTCCTTGGGGATGCTCGCCCTCTTCACCATCCCCACCTACCTCGGCACCTACCGCGAGAAAGGCATCCTAAGGCGCCTGTCGGTGACCCCGGTCCGTCCGGCGGCCCTGCTTGTAGCCCAGCTCGTCGTACACGCCGCGACGGCCCTCGTAGGTGTGGTGCTGGTCATTATTGTCGGCAACGTGGTATTAGGTGTCGGGATTCCGCGGAACCTCCCCGGCTTCCTCATCGCCTTCGCGCTCGGCGTAGCGTCGCTCTTCGCGCTCGGCCTGCTCATAGCGGCCATAGCCCCCAGCGGCCGGGCTGCCGGAGGGATCGGGCCCTTGCTCTTCTTTCCGCTGCTCTTCTTCGCCGGGGCGTGGATGCCCAAGGAGCGCATGCCCGAGATACTCGCCCGCTTCGCCGACTTCACGCCCCTGAGCGCCACGATGGACTTGCTGCAAGCCACTTGGCAGGGAGGTTCCCTGCAGACCCTGCACTTGGCCGTCCTGGCTATGTTCGCGCTCGTAGTAGGCCTCGTGGCGACCAAGGTATTCCGGTGGGAATGAACCGGAACCTTGCGGGGGCTCGGCTGAACCGACCAGAAACAAGAGAAGCACGACCCTGATCGAGCGCACCGTCTACCCGCGCTTCGGGCGAAGCCCCTCCAGGAACGAGGTTGCTCGGCTATACACGCCGACGTTGCGCGAGACGGACCTCGCAAAGCGGACGACCCGCGGCGCGAAGGGCCAGCAGCTCGCTTTTCTCGTGATGCTGAAGAGTTTCCAGCCTCTCGTTACTTCCCGAAACACGAGGAGGTACCCGAAGGCGTGGTTTCTCACTTGCGTTCCAGGATGGGACTGCCGGACCATGTCCCTGCCAACGCTCCAGCCCGCTCCCGCCAACGCTACCGTGACGCCATCCGCGAATACCTCGATGTCCGACCATTCGGGGACGAAGCCCGGAGCGTCGCACGCCCCGGCCTCTGCAAGTTCGTCGTCTCGGGGACTCTGGAGGGGCCCCTGCGCTGGAACAACGCGACCTTGATCGGAGGTGGCCTCGCGGAAGAGATCGCCGAACTGAAGCGGCAGCGGGGCAAGGACGTCACGATCCTCGGCAGCGGAGAGCTTGTCCGAACGCTGTTGGGGTATGGCCTGCTCGATGAGCTCAGGCTCATGATTTATCTCGTGATCCTGGGAGGCGGGGAGCGCCTCTTCGGAGACGGGCAGGTCGGGACGAACCTGGAGCTCGTAGACTCGAGGACGTTCGCCTCGGGTGTCGTCTGCCTCACCTACCGGTCGTCGGCAACAGAGCGACCGAGATGAGTCAGGATAGTCGTGACTTCAAGAGTCCGAAGGACGCGCCGGTGGGACAAACGAGCCATTAACGGTGGGTCAGAATCCGCTTCGCTCGACCTTCGACGGGGCGGCCCTGCTCTACGCCTGGGTCCTCTACAGTCCTCGTTCGACCATGTCTATCAGGCGCTGCCCAACAGCGTCCTTTGTAGCCTCGTCGAACTCCCGCAGCGGCCCGTCTATGAGCAGCATCGAGAGCCCATGCACCGCCGACCACGCCAGAAACTCGGCGCCCGGCCGACGCCCCTCCGGAATGACCCCGGCTTCGGCCAGCCCGTCCAGCGCGGCACCCAGCAACTGAAAGGGCGTGAGACCGCCCGCGCCGGCCCTCTCCGGGACGGCAGCGCTCTGCAGGTTCTCCGACGCCGAGAAGGCCGTCCGAAACAGCCCCGGTTCCTCCTGGGCGAACCTCATGTAGCCGGTCCCGACAGCCCTCAGACGCGCCCTGGCTTCATCGGCGGAGTCCCCGTCATCCGGCACCCCGGACAACTCTTCCTCTATCGCTACGGCGAGCGCCGCCTGAGCGGCAGAACAGACCGCGTCCAGCAGCGCCCGCCGGTCGGCGAAGTGCCTGTAGGCAGCACTCGGCGCCACCCCTACCCGCCGGGTAGCCTCTCGCAGCACCACCGCTTCCGGTCCGCCCTCCTGCGCCATCTCCAAGCCCGCTCTCACCAAAGCGCCGTGCAGGTCGCCGTGCCGGTAAGTGTCTCGTTTTGACGGGCCGAACCCTAAACCCGCCATTGTGCCTCTGGAGGTCTCAAAGAGATGAGATCTTTTTGCTCATTGTCGAAGGTTCCTTGGTGTGAATATCGAAGACGTTCAGTATTCTACCAACAGATGTGAACGCTGTACACAATTGCTGAGAGGGGCACTTTAGTGAATGAGATACCGGTGGGGCTAAGGGTGATATTGGCGAGGGCTTGCACGTCTGGGCGGCATCGCTTGCCGGGACGTAAGCAAGGAGTCTGACGCATGACTGAGAGAAGGCGATGGGTCTCGCTGTACGTGCTCTGTATAGGGATGCTGATGATCGTGCTGGACGTCACGGTGGTCAACGTGGCGCTGCCCTCGATCCAGGAAGACCTCGGGTTCTCCCAGGCGGGTCTGGCCTGGGTCGTCAACGCCTATCTCATAGCCTTCGGCGGCTTGCTGCTGCTGGCCGGACGGCTCGGAGACCTCGTTTCCCGCAGGGGGGTGTTCCTTACGGGTCTCGGGGTGTTCACGGTGGCTTCGCTGTTGTGCGGGGTTGCGCAGAGTCAGGGGATGCTGATCGCCGCGCGTTTCGCGCAGGGTGTGGGCGGGGCGATGACCGCTGCGGTCATCCTGGGCATGATCATCACCATGTTTCCCGAGCCTCGCGAGCAGGCCCGGGCGATAGGCATCTTTGCCTTTGTCGCCTCTGCGGGAGGTGCGGTGGGGTTGCTCGTCGGCGGCGCGCTCACGCAGTCCATAAGCTGGCATTGGATCTTCTTCGTCAACGTGCCCGTGGGGATCGTAACGGTGGCGCTGGCCGGGCGCCTGATCGAGGCCGACAGAGGCATCGGGTTCGGTAACGGCGCGGACGTACCGGGCGCCGTCCTCATTACCGGATCGCTGATGCTAGGCGTCTACGCGATCATCGGCCCGGCCGCCGAGTACGGCTGGACCTCTCCCCTCACGCTCGCGCTGGGCACCCTCTCCTTCGCG
Encoded proteins:
- a CDS encoding VOC family protein — encoded protein: MTNRLSPVPEGFHTVTPYLMVPDADRMVGFMEQTFAAEETFRARGSAGGTHVEVRVGDSMVMIGGLPGRDPQPAAIFLYMGGVDDIYGRALAAGATPIEEPEDRHSDGDRRAGFADPFGNSWFVAQRIEDISREELQERYDGRA
- a CDS encoding helix-turn-helix domain-containing protein; this translates as MIYRTYIPQTPLSEFVELLWFQEDYFLPHTIERAVPTGTMQLIFSMHESGLRVYDRQDHRRSRNLGGALLSGTHSRYVVIDTASVASTVGVHFKAGGVYPFLGVDADELRDADVPLEALWGTKAAELLRERLLEAGTPQDRFGFLEQALLARVARPPARHPAVAYALEEFQSAPSVRSVKEVGERTGLSQRRFIQLFRREVGLTPKMFCRVRRFQKVLPLIGGGRSELAEVALRCGYFDQAHFTRDFREFSGTTPTDYLARRGEHANHVPL
- a CDS encoding TetR family transcriptional regulator C-terminal domain-containing protein, encoding MRLLRTAKEAGQVGEDLDADLVVRRLLSAADGLAVRVLIGQLGAPEAVSILHNELESVLE
- a CDS encoding TetR/AcrR family transcriptional regulator, with amino-acid sequence MEAAIETIAELGYAKASFARIAERAGLSSTGLISYHFANKDELMEQIVVEVYTEGARFVVPRIRAESDASGMLRAYIESNLAFLAENREAMVAVTEVVSNLRKPDGTLRFDLATDEPQVSGTEWILEKGQEDGEFRPFDTRVMALAIRAAIDRSAGHFAAHPDLDWKAYAREMASVFEHATRKTDMPVTTREEEGE
- a CDS encoding ABC transporter ATP-binding protein, whose protein sequence is MPVIEVENLHKSYRDHVAVEDVSFSVEEGEIFGIVGPNGAGKTTTVECIESLRKPDGGSVRVLGLDPTRARAELRQRVGAQLQKSELPENLKVAEALKLYASFYRKPANSGRLIEDLGLSEKRNTPFGKLSGGQKQRLSIALALVGSPEVAVLDELTTGLDPHARRETWELIENVRSSGVTVLLVTHFMDEAERLCDRVAVIDAGKVVATGTPASLIARTNAGQRIRFRPSAPLNEELLTDLPEVSGVSHHRDEVLVAGAGDLLGAVTSVLNRHAIAAHDLGVERPTLDDAFLALTGRKLDD
- a CDS encoding ABC transporter permease, producing the protein MKEFFNLTVTESRLLLRDVTALFVVLALPVGFLLIFGSMVSGSGSASPDAAPHASKEFFSAMAVSISLGMLALFTIPTYLGTYREKGILRRLSVTPVRPAALLVAQLVVHAATALVGVVLVIIVGNVVLGVGIPRNLPGFLIAFALGVASLFALGLLIAAIAPSGRAAGGIGPLLFFPLLFFAGAWMPKERMPEILARFADFTPLSATMDLLQATWQGGSLQTLHLAVLAMFALVVGLVATKVFRWE
- a CDS encoding dihydrofolate reductase family protein produces the protein MHADVARDGPRKADDPRREGPAARFSRDAEEFPASRYFPKHEEVPEGVVSHLRSRMGLPDHVPANAPARSRQRYRDAIREYLDVRPFGDEARSVARPGLCKFVVSGTLEGPLRWNNATLIGGGLAEEIAELKRQRGKDVTILGSGELVRTLLGYGLLDELRLMIYLVILGGGERLFGDGQVGTNLELVDSRTFASGVVCLTYRSSATERPR
- a CDS encoding TetR/AcrR family transcriptional regulator, giving the protein MAGLGFGPSKRDTYRHGDLHGALVRAGLEMAQEGGPEAVVLREATRRVGVAPSAAYRHFADRRALLDAVCSAAQAALAVAIEEELSGVPDDGDSADEARARLRAVGTGYMRFAQEEPGLFRTAFSASENLQSAAVPERAGAGGLTPFQLLGAALDGLAEAGVIPEGRRPGAEFLAWSAVHGLSMLLIDGPLREFDEATKDAVGQRLIDMVERGL
- a CDS encoding MFS transporter, with the protein product MTERRRWVSLYVLCIGMLMIVLDVTVVNVALPSIQEDLGFSQAGLAWVVNAYLIAFGGLLLLAGRLGDLVSRRGVFLTGLGVFTVASLLCGVAQSQGMLIAARFAQGVGGAMTAAVILGMIITMFPEPREQARAIGIFAFVASAGGAVGLLVGGALTQSISWHWIFFVNVPVGIVTVALAGRLIEADRGIGFGNGADVPGAVLITGSLMLGVYAIIGPAAEYGWTSPLTLALGTLSFALLFAFVAQEATARSPLVPLRIFRSRNVTGANLIQVLGVAGMFGMFFLGALYLQRILAYDALQTGLAFLPVTVIMGILSVRYTDPMVMHFGARTLVLGGLSLILVGLALFARAPVDGDYAVHVLPVMVLFGTGAGLCFPALRRWRCPAPPQRTQGSPPA